In a genomic window of Acidobacteriota bacterium:
- a CDS encoding NAD(P)H-quinone oxidoreductase, whose translation MNAVEISRPGGPEVLRPVERPDPRPAPGEILVRVAAAGVNRPDVMQRQGKYPPPPGASDIPGLEIAGTVVDAHGSNRWHNGDQVCALVAGGGYAEICAVPEPQALPIPPGLSLVEAAGVPETFFTVWANVFERGRLSEGETLLVHGGTSGIGTTAIQLARARGARVIATAGSDDKVRACVEIGAAAAINYRTDDFVARTRELTDGRGADLILDIVAGDYIPRNLDALALDGRLVVIGMQGGAKALVNFVGVLQKRLTITGSTLRARSIAEKGRLAREVERHLWPLLASGAVKPLIHATFPLERAADAHRMLEAGAHVGKIVLVLDERF comes from the coding sequence ATGAACGCAGTCGAGATTTCTCGGCCCGGTGGCCCGGAGGTGCTGCGCCCGGTCGAACGACCCGATCCACGGCCCGCTCCAGGTGAGATCCTCGTGCGCGTCGCGGCGGCCGGCGTGAACCGGCCCGACGTGATGCAGCGCCAGGGCAAGTACCCTCCGCCGCCCGGCGCCAGCGACATTCCCGGGCTCGAGATCGCCGGCACGGTCGTGGATGCGCACGGGTCGAACCGGTGGCACAACGGAGACCAGGTCTGCGCGCTCGTCGCCGGTGGCGGCTACGCGGAGATCTGCGCGGTGCCCGAACCCCAGGCGCTGCCAATTCCTCCCGGCCTGAGCCTCGTCGAAGCGGCAGGCGTTCCGGAGACGTTCTTCACGGTGTGGGCGAACGTGTTCGAGCGGGGCCGGCTGTCCGAGGGCGAAACGCTGCTCGTTCACGGCGGCACGAGCGGCATCGGCACGACGGCGATCCAGCTTGCGCGCGCGCGGGGCGCCCGCGTCATTGCCACCGCCGGCTCCGATGACAAGGTGCGCGCGTGCGTGGAAATCGGCGCCGCGGCCGCCATCAATTACCGCACGGACGATTTCGTGGCCAGGACGCGGGAGCTGACCGATGGCCGCGGCGCCGACCTCATCCTCGACATCGTCGCGGGTGACTACATCCCGCGGAACCTCGACGCGCTCGCCCTCGACGGGCGCCTCGTCGTCATCGGCATGCAGGGCGGGGCGAAGGCGCTCGTCAACTTCGTCGGCGTGCTCCAGAAGCGCCTGACGATCACCGGCTCGACGCTGCGCGCCCGCAGCATCGCGGAAAAAGGACGCCTCGCGCGCGAGGTCGAGCGCCACCTCTGGCCGCTCCTCGCCAGCGGCGCCGTCAAGCCGCTCATCCACGCCACGTTCCCGCTCGAGCGCGCCGCGGATGCGCATCGGATGCTCGAAGCGGGAGCGCACGTGGGAAAGATCGTTTTGGTTCTGGACGAAAGGTTCTAA
- a CDS encoding PD40 domain-containing protein: protein MRGIAIIIIACAAGVALVAGRQQTSGQPDWKAKERHLRNVKRLTSGGENAEAYFSADGKRLVYQSTSASGGCDQIYSMAIDGTDRRLVSTGKGRTTCAYYVPGGDAIVYASTHEAGAACPPKPGYERGYVWPIHSSYDIYRVKGDGTELAPLTRSPGYDAEATIAPDGLITFTSTRDGDMEIYTMRADGSDVKRLTNRPGPDGGPFFSFDGQHIAFRGRELAAGRELDDYLALLKDGLWRPTQLEVFVMDRTGRNLRQVTKLGGANFAPSWTPDGKRLVFVSNHHNPRGRNFDIFTINIDGTGLEQITFSDTFDGFPMFSPDGRTLLFASNRDAKVEGETNVFIAEWVQD, encoded by the coding sequence ATACGCGGGATCGCCATCATCATCATTGCGTGCGCCGCGGGCGTGGCCCTCGTTGCCGGCCGGCAGCAGACATCCGGCCAGCCTGACTGGAAGGCGAAGGAAAGGCACTTGCGCAACGTGAAGCGCCTCACGTCCGGTGGCGAGAACGCCGAGGCCTATTTTTCCGCCGACGGAAAACGGCTCGTGTACCAGTCCACCTCCGCCAGCGGCGGATGCGATCAGATTTACTCGATGGCGATCGACGGTACGGATCGCCGGCTCGTGTCCACGGGCAAGGGGCGGACGACGTGCGCCTACTACGTGCCTGGCGGCGACGCGATCGTGTACGCCTCCACCCACGAGGCGGGCGCCGCGTGCCCGCCGAAGCCCGGATACGAGCGGGGATACGTCTGGCCGATTCATTCGAGCTACGACATCTATCGCGTCAAAGGGGACGGGACGGAGCTGGCGCCGCTCACCAGGAGCCCCGGCTACGACGCCGAGGCGACGATCGCGCCGGACGGACTCATCACGTTCACCAGCACACGCGATGGCGACATGGAAATCTACACGATGCGCGCCGATGGCTCGGACGTGAAGCGGCTGACGAACCGTCCCGGTCCGGATGGAGGGCCTTTCTTTTCCTTCGACGGGCAGCACATCGCGTTCCGCGGCCGCGAGCTGGCGGCCGGGCGCGAACTGGACGACTACCTCGCGCTGCTGAAAGACGGCCTGTGGCGGCCGACGCAGCTGGAAGTCTTCGTCATGGATCGCACGGGCCGCAACCTGCGGCAGGTGACCAAGCTCGGCGGCGCGAACTTCGCGCCCTCGTGGACCCCGGACGGCAAGCGACTGGTCTTCGTGTCGAACCACCACAACCCGCGCGGCCGCAACTTCGACATCTTCACGATCAACATCGACGGGACGGGCCTCGAGCAGATCACGTTCAGCGACACGTTTGACGGCTTCCCGATGTTCTCCCCCGACGGCCGAACGCTCCTCTTCGCGTCGAACCGCGACGCGAAGGTCGAAGGGGAGACGAATGTGTTCATTGCGGAGTGGGTTCAGGACTGA
- the ada gene encoding bifunctional DNA-binding transcriptional regulator/O6-methylguanine-DNA methyltransferase Ada — MTAERQYQAVLARDPRADGSFVYAVRSTGVYCRPSCPSRKPRADRTTFFRTGEEAERAGFRPCRRCAPESAAGVPLVEKAVRAWTRLAGAREDGRVPLSALAEAVGSSPWHVQRTFRKVLGISPRELSEARRLDALRRALKERTSVTEAIYDAGFGSSSRVYEQSARRLGMTPGQYARGGSGAVVRYTTASSPIGRVLVAATERGVCAVKLGSSDDELIALLRDEFPSATIDCGDKSMRQWVSTVLALAEGKPTRRNIPLDVRGTAFQLRVWKELQKIPRGETRSYGEVARRIGRPTAFRAVARACATNPVCVVVPCHRVVSADGGLCGYHWGTRRKRALLERERR; from the coding sequence ATGACCGCCGAACGCCAATACCAGGCCGTGCTTGCCCGGGACCCCCGCGCTGACGGGTCGTTTGTCTATGCCGTCCGCTCGACGGGCGTGTACTGCCGGCCGTCGTGCCCGAGCCGCAAGCCCAGAGCGGATCGGACGACGTTCTTCCGCACCGGAGAGGAGGCGGAACGCGCCGGGTTTCGCCCGTGCCGGCGGTGCGCCCCGGAGAGCGCGGCGGGCGTGCCGCTCGTGGAAAAGGCGGTGCGCGCGTGGACGCGCCTGGCCGGCGCTCGAGAGGATGGCCGCGTGCCGCTCAGCGCGCTGGCCGAGGCGGTGGGATCCAGCCCCTGGCACGTGCAGCGCACGTTTCGGAAGGTCCTGGGAATTTCACCGCGGGAATTGTCCGAGGCGCGGCGGCTCGACGCGCTGCGCCGTGCGCTCAAGGAGAGGACGTCGGTGACCGAAGCGATCTACGATGCTGGATTCGGATCCTCGAGCCGTGTGTACGAACAATCAGCCCGGCGGCTCGGCATGACCCCCGGCCAGTACGCCCGCGGCGGCTCTGGAGCCGTCGTCCGATACACCACGGCGTCCTCGCCCATCGGGCGCGTGCTCGTCGCGGCGACCGAACGCGGGGTGTGCGCGGTGAAGCTGGGCTCATCGGACGACGAGCTGATCGCGCTGCTCCGAGACGAGTTCCCGAGCGCGACGATCGATTGCGGCGACAAGTCGATGCGGCAGTGGGTTTCGACCGTGCTCGCGCTCGCGGAGGGAAAACCCACGCGGCGGAACATCCCGCTCGACGTTCGCGGAACCGCCTTCCAGCTGCGCGTCTGGAAGGAGCTTCAGAAAATCCCGCGCGGGGAGACCCGATCCTACGGAGAGGTCGCGCGCCGGATTGGCCGGCCGACCGCGTTCCGGGCGGTCGCCCGTGCATGCGCCACCAATCCCGTGTGCGTCGTCGTGCCGTGCCATCGCGTCGTGTCGGCGGATGGCGGTCTTTGCGGTTATCACTGGGGTACCCGCCGCAAGCGGGCGCTGCTCGAACGGGAGCGTCGCTGA
- a CDS encoding FAD-binding oxidoreductase → MPPRVRFQPIWTDEFPTSRRPAYPRLRGSLHSRLVIVGGGLSGCAIAYAFAAAGIETILLEADRIASGSTAGSSGLLRPDPSGSFREAAARYGLRDARFLWRATRRSALDFTAALRRLGVRCDPAPADALTIARRTHDFEKPLRREYDAQRAAGLEVSWLASSALSREAAIDLGIAGVRTRGGAQMDPYRAALGLAAAAVKRGAQIFEKTAALRIRAGRRTVDVRTAAGAVSADAVVIATGYPPPDLRGLRRHFTRELAYCVATDPLSAPVRRGVGRRSASVEDVESPRHTLRWLRDDRILFAGAASPILPSRSRAKAVESRAWQLMYELSLLYPNVSGVQPTHAWDVEVARTVDGLPYLGTHRNYPRHLFALGIDPHRLGHCWLAARLLLRQYLGSAEKPDAAFGFARIL, encoded by the coding sequence ATGCCCCCACGCGTCAGATTCCAGCCAATCTGGACCGACGAATTCCCCACCTCGCGCCGCCCGGCCTATCCGCGGCTGCGCGGGTCTCTCCACAGCCGCCTTGTCATCGTGGGCGGCGGATTGAGCGGGTGCGCGATTGCGTATGCGTTCGCGGCGGCGGGCATCGAGACCATCCTCCTCGAGGCGGACCGAATCGCGAGCGGGTCCACGGCGGGCAGCTCGGGATTGCTGCGCCCCGACCCCTCCGGCTCTTTCCGGGAGGCTGCGGCCCGATACGGCCTGCGCGATGCGCGTTTCCTGTGGCGGGCCACACGACGATCGGCGCTGGACTTCACCGCCGCGCTGCGCCGGCTGGGCGTTCGCTGCGATCCGGCACCGGCCGACGCCCTCACCATCGCGCGCAGGACGCACGACTTCGAGAAGCCGTTGAGGCGCGAGTACGACGCGCAGCGCGCGGCCGGACTCGAAGTGTCCTGGCTCGCCTCATCCGCGCTCTCACGCGAGGCGGCGATCGACCTCGGCATCGCGGGAGTCCGCACGCGCGGCGGCGCGCAGATGGACCCTTATCGCGCGGCGCTCGGACTCGCAGCAGCCGCGGTGAAACGCGGCGCGCAGATCTTCGAGAAGACCGCCGCGCTGCGCATCCGCGCGGGCCGGCGGACGGTGGACGTTCGGACGGCGGCCGGCGCCGTCTCTGCCGACGCCGTCGTCATCGCGACCGGGTACCCACCGCCTGACCTGCGGGGCCTGCGGCGGCATTTCACGCGTGAGCTTGCGTACTGCGTCGCCACCGATCCGCTGAGCGCTCCCGTGCGGCGCGGCGTGGGACGACGATCGGCATCGGTGGAAGATGTCGAATCGCCCAGGCACACGCTGCGCTGGCTGAGGGACGATCGCATCCTGTTTGCCGGCGCGGCCTCGCCCATCCTGCCGTCCCGCTCCCGCGCGAAGGCCGTCGAATCCCGGGCCTGGCAATTGATGTACGAGCTGTCGCTCCTGTATCCGAACGTGTCGGGCGTGCAGCCCACGCACGCGTGGGACGTCGAGGTGGCGCGTACGGTCGACGGGCTGCCGTATCTCGGCACGCACCGGAACTACCCGAGGCACCTCTTCGCGCTCGGGATCGATCCGCACCGGCTGGGTCACTGCTGGCTCGCCGCGCGCCTGTTGCTGCGCCAGTACCTGGGAAGCGCGGAAAAGCCGGACGCCGCGTTCGGTTTCGCGCGGATACTTTAG
- a CDS encoding PIG-L family deacetylase codes for MRRYRPCIPAALLASTLVIAGGKPQAANESGRTALGLALRRLNTAATLMMVTAHPDDENNALLAMAGKGLGVRAVLATATRGEGGQNEIGPELFEALAALRSEELLAAHRADGAEQYFTRAVDFGYSFSIEETFEKWSKDEILGDVVRLIRTTRPDVVVALPPAGTGGGQHHQASARIAREAFRAAADPARFPEQLQQGVRPWQPKKFYFMASFGFRGEPVPQGKRLLTLQTDIYDPLLGRTYAELGSEARSMHKCQGFGQLLVLPGQVNTPRYELADADDPALLGKDEKSVFDGVDLSVEAIAQYAPAARQAVAAIAQDARAAWQAFEQGRDGDVVKLLVAGLGEVRDLRETRPPYEADFRLAQKERQFEDALVHAHALRIETLADDGLVVGGQAIKVDVIVGNRSGLPAAIRTAEISGFDAARPLACGAPAVLGVTTCSGQATVPAEAALTGVHWKRMAGAARWEYQPDVPFGAPFAPSPFRARLTLDLSGAEVRVDRPIEFRYEGNIFSGEKRTELRVVPRLAVTLTPEVAILPLHGKSRQLTVTVMNGGKTAARGDVRLVVPSGWVARPASSPLAFAREDEAQAVTFTVVPPPGIRPGEYAVRAVATIEASSFDRGYQVIEYPHIQRRHLVREASSSLKVLDVKVAPRLTVGYVMGVGDQVPPAIEQLGAKVVMLSAEDLASGDLSSYDAIVTGVRAYERRADLRAHNERLIDYARQGGTVIVQYNKFEFNQAQYGPLPAKVGSGRVTDEHAPVTVLAPAHPVFNVPNRIDAAAWAGWVQERGLYFLGERDPQYTDLVELEDPFEYNKGARRGALVEARVGRGRWIYVGLGIWRQLPAGTPGAYALMANLVSLGRGQRAGQSR; via the coding sequence ATGCGTCGATACCGCCCCTGCATTCCTGCCGCACTTCTCGCATCAACCCTCGTGATCGCCGGCGGGAAACCGCAGGCGGCGAATGAATCCGGCCGCACGGCGCTTGGGCTCGCGCTGCGCCGTCTCAACACGGCGGCCACCCTGATGATGGTGACCGCGCACCCGGACGATGAGAACAATGCGCTGCTCGCGATGGCCGGCAAGGGGCTGGGCGTGCGGGCCGTGCTGGCGACCGCGACGCGCGGCGAGGGTGGGCAGAACGAGATTGGCCCGGAGTTATTCGAGGCGCTGGCCGCGCTGCGCAGCGAGGAACTGCTCGCCGCGCATCGGGCGGACGGCGCAGAGCAGTACTTCACGCGCGCCGTCGACTTCGGCTACTCCTTCAGCATCGAGGAAACCTTCGAGAAGTGGAGCAAGGACGAGATCCTCGGAGATGTCGTGCGCCTGATTCGCACGACCCGGCCTGACGTGGTGGTCGCGTTGCCGCCGGCGGGAACGGGCGGCGGACAGCATCACCAGGCCTCGGCGCGCATCGCGCGCGAGGCATTCCGCGCCGCGGCAGATCCCGCGCGTTTTCCCGAGCAACTGCAGCAGGGCGTGCGGCCGTGGCAGCCGAAGAAGTTCTACTTCATGGCCTCCTTCGGATTTCGCGGGGAGCCGGTGCCGCAAGGCAAGAGGCTGTTGACGCTGCAGACCGACATCTACGATCCGCTGCTCGGTCGCACGTACGCGGAGCTGGGCAGCGAGGCGCGCAGCATGCACAAGTGCCAGGGCTTCGGCCAGCTGCTCGTCCTTCCCGGCCAGGTGAACACGCCGCGGTACGAGCTGGCTGACGCGGACGATCCGGCGCTGCTGGGCAAGGATGAGAAATCCGTCTTCGACGGTGTCGATCTGAGCGTCGAGGCGATCGCACAGTACGCGCCGGCGGCCAGACAGGCGGTCGCCGCGATCGCGCAGGACGCGCGTGCCGCGTGGCAGGCGTTCGAGCAGGGGCGCGACGGGGACGTCGTGAAGCTGCTCGTCGCTGGACTGGGGGAAGTCCGGGACCTGCGCGAGACGCGTCCGCCGTACGAGGCGGACTTCCGGCTGGCGCAGAAGGAACGTCAGTTTGAAGACGCGCTGGTGCACGCCCACGCCCTCCGCATCGAGACGCTCGCAGACGACGGGCTTGTCGTCGGTGGACAGGCGATCAAGGTGGACGTCATTGTCGGCAACCGAAGTGGACTGCCGGCGGCGATCAGGACGGCCGAGATTTCCGGATTCGACGCCGCCCGGCCGCTCGCGTGCGGCGCCCCGGCCGTGCTCGGGGTGACCACCTGCTCCGGCCAGGCAACCGTTCCAGCGGAGGCCGCGTTGACCGGCGTGCACTGGAAGAGGATGGCGGGCGCCGCCCGATGGGAGTACCAGCCCGATGTGCCGTTCGGGGCGCCGTTCGCTCCTTCGCCGTTTCGCGCGCGGCTGACGCTCGATCTCTCCGGGGCAGAGGTCAGGGTGGACCGCCCGATCGAGTTTCGCTACGAGGGCAACATCTTCAGCGGCGAAAAACGCACCGAGCTTCGTGTGGTGCCGCGGCTGGCCGTGACGCTGACGCCCGAAGTGGCTATTCTGCCGCTGCACGGGAAGAGCCGGCAGCTGACCGTCACCGTGATGAATGGCGGCAAGACGGCGGCGCGGGGAGACGTCAGGCTCGTCGTGCCGTCCGGCTGGGTGGCGAGGCCCGCGTCCTCGCCGCTGGCCTTTGCACGTGAAGACGAGGCGCAGGCGGTCACCTTCACGGTCGTGCCGCCTCCTGGCATCAGGCCGGGAGAGTACGCCGTCCGCGCGGTCGCGACGATCGAGGCCAGTTCGTTTGATCGCGGGTACCAGGTCATCGAATATCCGCACATTCAGCGCCGGCACCTGGTCCGCGAGGCCTCATCGTCGTTGAAGGTGCTCGATGTGAAGGTCGCGCCACGGCTGACGGTGGGCTACGTCATGGGCGTCGGCGACCAGGTGCCTCCGGCGATCGAGCAGCTCGGCGCGAAGGTTGTCATGCTGAGCGCCGAGGATCTGGCTTCAGGAGACCTGTCGTCGTATGACGCGATCGTGACCGGCGTGCGTGCGTACGAGCGGCGCGCCGACCTGCGCGCCCACAATGAACGGTTGATCGACTACGCGCGCCAGGGCGGGACGGTCATCGTCCAGTACAACAAGTTCGAGTTCAACCAGGCGCAGTACGGACCGCTTCCGGCCAAGGTCGGCAGCGGCCGGGTGACCGATGAGCACGCGCCGGTGACCGTGCTGGCGCCGGCGCATCCCGTCTTCAACGTGCCAAATCGGATCGATGCCGCCGCGTGGGCGGGCTGGGTGCAGGAGCGCGGGCTGTATTTCCTGGGCGAGCGCGACCCGCAGTACACGGATCTCGTCGAGCTGGAGGATCCCTTCGAGTACAACAAGGGTGCCAGGCGCGGCGCGCTGGTCGAAGCGCGCGTCGGCCGCGGACGTTGGATTTACGTCGGGCTCGGGATCTGGCGCCAACTGCCGGCCGGCACGCCGGGCGCCTACGCGCTGATGGCGAATCTGGTGAGCCTGGGCAGGGGCCAGAGGGCAGGTCAGAGCCGGTAG
- a CDS encoding TIGR01777 family protein, protein MRTVIAGATGFLGRALVGTLRDDGHDVVVLTRDARAGADPDTVQWTPDGEVGEWARALDGADAVVNLAGAPIAARRWTRAQKQRILDSRALATRSLARAIGRARHPPRVFVSGSGVGYYGSRGDEIVTEDTAPGNDFLAEVCQAWEAEAMAAGGGGTRVALVRTGLVLARDGGALEQMKRPFAFFAGGVLGSGRQYLPWIHRDDWVGIVRMLLLSGDAGGPFNGTGPSPVTNENFTRALARAMRRPALMRVPGFVLKAALGEMAESLLLTGQRAVPARALAMGYRFTYATIDEALAAIFASTTRSISH, encoded by the coding sequence ATGCGGACCGTCATTGCGGGGGCCACCGGTTTTCTCGGGCGCGCGTTGGTCGGGACCCTGCGCGATGACGGACACGATGTCGTCGTGCTGACGCGCGACGCGCGTGCTGGTGCGGATCCCGACACGGTGCAATGGACGCCGGACGGCGAGGTCGGGGAGTGGGCGCGTGCGCTGGATGGCGCGGACGCGGTCGTGAATCTCGCCGGAGCGCCGATTGCCGCGCGCCGTTGGACGCGCGCCCAGAAACAACGGATCCTGGACAGCCGGGCGCTGGCCACCAGAAGCCTCGCGCGCGCGATCGGGCGCGCGAGACACCCGCCGCGCGTCTTCGTCAGCGGTTCGGGGGTGGGCTATTACGGATCTCGTGGCGATGAGATCGTGACGGAAGATACCGCGCCCGGAAACGACTTCCTCGCAGAGGTCTGCCAGGCCTGGGAGGCTGAGGCGATGGCTGCCGGGGGCGGTGGCACGCGCGTGGCCCTGGTGCGTACAGGCCTGGTGCTCGCCCGCGACGGCGGCGCGCTGGAGCAGATGAAGCGGCCGTTCGCCTTCTTCGCCGGCGGCGTGCTCGGGAGCGGCCGCCAGTACCTGCCCTGGATTCACCGCGACGATTGGGTGGGGATCGTCCGCATGCTGCTGCTGTCGGGCGATGCCGGCGGCCCGTTCAACGGCACGGGACCGTCGCCGGTCACCAACGAAAACTTCACGCGCGCGCTCGCGCGCGCGATGCGCCGGCCGGCGCTGATGCGGGTGCCGGGATTCGTCCTGAAGGCAGCGCTCGGCGAAATGGCCGAATCGCTGTTGCTCACTGGCCAGCGCGCGGTGCCCGCGCGTGCGCTGGCGATGGGGTACCGGTTCACCTACGCGACGATCGACGAGGCGCTGGCCGCAATCTTCGCGTCAACCACACGATCCATTTCGCACTGA
- a CDS encoding S9 family peptidase → MKGIPPIPESIFTAISTYSENRQAASLSWLGSSRQILICTRLGAAYQIHRVAMPGGARSQLTFVSDGINFPGQESVLAAARPDGGAFVYVRDTGRGAEQHQLFLYDLASAKTTLLTDGRSRSESPVWSRDGRALAFTSNSRSAGDHDLSVMNPSDPASRRVLAQVTGAWRVLDWSPDGASLLARQNVSGFARHRLWIVDVKTGNMRELKLSAEPSQVVAARFGATPSTIFAATDADSGFVRVVRADAASGRMRPLIARPRGNVESMSVSSDGRLVAFAVNEEGVGRLRVYDVAAGRLRALRGLPAGSVVTTMFRPNSTELAFDVVSSRHPRDVFSVDVATGRVSRWTAGELNGLNGEQLVEAELIRWKSFDGLTITGFLYRPPSRFTGRRPVMINIHGGPVGQERPRFLGFSNYFPNELGVALIYPNVRGSSGFGREFVDADNGLKREGPVKDIGALLDWIAAQPDLDPARVMVTGISYGGYMTYAVASTYPDRIRCAFAGAGISNLATDLDNTAEAGKDVRRGEYGDERDPETRAFLERIAPMAHASKLRQPLFIAHGQNDTRVPLAQAEQMAAAVEKNGRPVWFLVVKDEGHALASRRDTSDYLFSAWALFVQEYLVK, encoded by the coding sequence ATCAAGGGGATTCCTCCGATCCCGGAGTCGATCTTCACGGCCATTTCCACGTACAGCGAGAATCGCCAGGCCGCATCGCTGTCCTGGCTGGGATCCTCGCGGCAGATCCTGATCTGCACGCGCCTCGGCGCCGCGTACCAGATACATCGAGTGGCCATGCCGGGTGGTGCGCGGTCGCAGCTCACCTTCGTGTCCGACGGGATCAACTTTCCCGGCCAGGAAAGCGTGCTCGCGGCCGCCCGGCCTGACGGCGGCGCCTTCGTCTACGTTCGCGATACCGGCCGGGGCGCCGAGCAGCACCAGCTCTTCCTGTACGACCTCGCGTCCGCAAAGACGACGCTGCTGACCGACGGGCGGTCGCGCAGCGAGTCGCCCGTCTGGTCGCGCGACGGCCGGGCGCTGGCGTTTACGTCCAACAGCCGGAGCGCCGGCGACCACGACCTGAGCGTGATGAACCCGTCGGATCCGGCGAGCCGCCGCGTTCTCGCGCAGGTCACCGGCGCCTGGCGCGTGCTCGACTGGTCGCCGGACGGAGCGTCGCTGCTCGCGCGGCAGAACGTCTCGGGATTCGCCCGGCACCGGCTCTGGATTGTTGACGTGAAGACGGGCAACATGCGCGAGCTGAAGCTCTCGGCGGAGCCCTCGCAGGTTGTCGCCGCGCGGTTCGGCGCGACGCCGTCCACGATCTTCGCGGCCACGGATGCGGACAGCGGGTTCGTGCGAGTCGTGCGCGCGGACGCCGCGAGCGGCAGGATGAGGCCGCTCATCGCACGACCGCGTGGGAACGTGGAGTCGATGAGCGTCTCATCCGACGGGCGCCTCGTCGCGTTTGCGGTGAACGAGGAGGGAGTCGGCAGGCTGCGGGTCTACGACGTTGCCGCAGGACGCTTGCGCGCGCTGCGGGGGTTGCCCGCCGGATCCGTCGTTACGACGATGTTTCGGCCGAACAGCACGGAACTCGCATTCGACGTGGTGTCGTCGCGGCACCCGCGGGACGTGTTTTCCGTGGACGTGGCGACCGGGCGCGTGTCGCGCTGGACGGCGGGCGAGCTGAACGGCCTGAACGGCGAGCAGCTCGTCGAGGCCGAGTTGATTCGGTGGAAGAGTTTCGACGGGTTGACGATCACCGGCTTCCTCTACCGCCCCCCCTCGCGGTTCACCGGCAGACGTCCGGTGATGATCAACATCCACGGCGGGCCCGTCGGACAGGAGCGGCCACGGTTTCTCGGGTTCAGCAACTACTTCCCGAACGAGCTGGGGGTGGCCCTGATCTATCCGAACGTGCGCGGCTCATCCGGGTTCGGGCGCGAGTTCGTGGACGCGGACAACGGCCTGAAACGCGAAGGGCCCGTGAAGGACATCGGCGCGCTGCTCGACTGGATCGCGGCGCAGCCAGACCTGGATCCCGCGCGCGTGATGGTCACGGGGATTAGCTACGGCGGCTACATGACGTACGCGGTCGCCAGCACGTATCCAGACAGGATTCGCTGCGCGTTTGCCGGAGCGGGCATCTCCAACCTCGCCACCGATCTGGACAACACGGCGGAAGCCGGCAAGGACGTGCGCCGGGGAGAGTACGGCGACGAGCGAGACCCGGAAACCCGCGCGTTCCTTGAAAGGATCGCGCCGATGGCGCACGCGTCGAAGCTGCGGCAGCCGTTGTTCATCGCGCACGGCCAGAACGACACGCGCGTGCCGCTCGCCCAGGCCGAGCAGATGGCGGCGGCGGTGGAAAAGAACGGCAGGCCGGTGTGGTTCCTCGTCGTGAAAGACGAGGGGCACGCGCTCGCCAGCCGTCGCGACACGTCGGATTACCTGTTTTCAGCGTGGGCGCTGTTCGTCCAGGAGTACCTGGTGAAGTAG
- a CDS encoding tetratricopeptide repeat protein has translation MREAIGFCCALAGSVALAAQAGMTPLAEGQKLLRGGDVAGAQARFEAAVAEDPKSYDAHYALGRVLDLNGEYARARKHFEEALALAPESDREQPLTAIAVSYAFEGRPDDAAGYYQRVFDAQSAADRFDAAAATANAIARVYLEAGHLDKAAEWYSTGRETARQIAQLKAEELDLWEFRRHHAQARLAARRQDPAAAREHMRQARRILDKGTNLDQKIQWPYLAGYVAFYAGDYAAAVKELQAGDERDPFILGLIAQAYDKLGQKDRAREYFAKVLATPAHTINAAYSWPEAKRYLR, from the coding sequence ATGCGCGAGGCCATTGGATTCTGTTGCGCGCTGGCGGGATCGGTTGCGCTGGCGGCCCAGGCCGGCATGACGCCGCTCGCCGAGGGCCAGAAGCTTCTGCGGGGCGGCGACGTCGCCGGAGCGCAGGCCCGTTTCGAGGCCGCCGTGGCCGAGGATCCGAAATCCTACGACGCGCACTACGCGCTCGGCCGCGTTCTCGACCTGAACGGGGAGTACGCGCGCGCGCGAAAGCATTTCGAAGAGGCGCTGGCGCTTGCGCCGGAGTCGGATCGCGAGCAGCCGCTCACCGCCATCGCCGTGTCCTATGCGTTTGAAGGGCGGCCGGATGACGCCGCCGGCTACTACCAGCGTGTCTTCGACGCCCAGTCCGCCGCGGACCGGTTTGACGCGGCGGCGGCAACCGCGAACGCGATCGCGCGGGTGTACCTGGAGGCCGGCCACCTGGACAAGGCGGCGGAGTGGTACTCCACGGGGCGCGAGACCGCCAGGCAGATCGCGCAGCTGAAGGCGGAAGAGCTCGACCTCTGGGAGTTTCGCCGGCACCACGCGCAGGCGCGGCTGGCGGCGCGCCGGCAAGATCCAGCCGCCGCCCGGGAGCACATGCGACAGGCACGTCGCATCCTCGACAAGGGCACGAACCTGGACCAGAAGATCCAGTGGCCCTACCTCGCGGGATACGTCGCCTTTTACGCCGGCGACTACGCTGCCGCCGTCAAAGAGCTGCAGGCGGGCGATGAGCGCGATCCGTTCATCCTCGGGCTGATCGCGCAGGCGTACGACAAGCTGGGTCAGAAGGACCGCGCGAGGGAGTACTTCGCGAAGGTCCTCGCCACGCCCGCCCACACCATCAACGCGGCGTACTCGTGGCCGGAGGCCAAACGGTACTTGCGCTAG